The following are from one region of the Georgenia sp. M64 genome:
- a CDS encoding NAD(P)-dependent oxidoreductase: MFLARRLLLAGELAPAVAEHLRDCAREPDRSDGTGPARLPELDLRVLDAAATADDLAWADSFSGVTAPPGLTAAGIGWVHTMAAGVDGMVAALTGSDVVLTRTIGSMPRAIGTYVLAHVLPELTHVAEYRAQQDRHEWRRLEPARVERRRAVVLGTGEIGAGVAEVLRAVGYSVTGLSRSGRHRPGFDRVVALADGATDLAAADLLILALPLTESTRGLVGPGVLGSLRGAVVVNVGRGATLDPGALRAALDAGSVRRAVLDVVETEPLPADDWRWDHPGVTLTPHVSGPTEAVDIAEELLAVRADLAAGRRPSTTVDLGRGY, translated from the coding sequence ATGTTCCTCGCCCGCCGCCTCCTTCTCGCCGGAGAGCTTGCCCCCGCCGTCGCCGAGCACCTGCGTGACTGTGCCCGCGAACCCGACCGGTCGGACGGGACGGGCCCGGCACGGCTCCCGGAGCTCGACCTGCGGGTCCTGGACGCAGCGGCGACGGCGGACGACCTCGCCTGGGCCGACAGCTTCTCCGGCGTCACTGCCCCGCCGGGGCTGACGGCCGCCGGCATCGGCTGGGTCCACACGATGGCCGCGGGCGTGGACGGGATGGTCGCGGCGCTGACCGGCAGCGACGTCGTGCTGACCAGGACCATCGGCTCGATGCCGCGGGCCATCGGCACGTACGTCCTCGCGCACGTGCTCCCCGAGCTGACGCACGTCGCCGAGTACCGGGCGCAGCAGGACCGCCACGAGTGGCGGCGGCTCGAGCCCGCGCGGGTCGAGCGCCGGCGCGCCGTCGTCCTCGGCACCGGCGAGATCGGTGCGGGGGTCGCCGAGGTGCTGCGGGCGGTCGGCTACTCCGTGACCGGGCTGAGCCGGTCCGGCCGGCACCGGCCCGGGTTCGACCGGGTCGTCGCCCTGGCCGACGGCGCCACGGACCTCGCGGCGGCCGACCTCCTCATCCTCGCGCTCCCGCTCACCGAGAGCACCCGGGGTCTGGTGGGACCGGGCGTCCTGGGGTCGCTGCGCGGCGCCGTCGTCGTCAACGTCGGCCGGGGCGCGACCCTCGACCCCGGTGCGCTGCGGGCGGCGCTCGACGCCGGCTCCGTGCGCCGGGCCGTCCTCGACGTCGTCGAGACCGAGCCGCTGCCCGCCGACGACTGGCGCTGGGACCACCCGGGGGTCACCCTCACCCCGCACGTCTCGGGGCCGACCGAGGCGGTGGACATCGCCGAGGAGCTGCTCGCCGTCCGGGCCGACCTCGCGGCGGGGCGGCGGCCGTCGACGACGGTCGACCTGGGGCGCGGGTACTGA
- a CDS encoding SRPBCC family protein: MRRVLPVPAEVAFALVGDLAGHDRWIPLTTVDAPPAPPRPGDVMEAVTTGFFVDRMRVEEVRSPEGDRPGLLRVRKIGPVLLGDVSIEVEPLGPGRCAVGWTEQVHLRGPMPRRLTTALLTPVLEGMTALALWRIERYLAR; the protein is encoded by the coding sequence GTGCGCCGTGTCCTGCCCGTCCCCGCCGAGGTCGCCTTCGCGCTGGTCGGCGACCTCGCCGGCCACGACCGCTGGATCCCGCTGACCACGGTCGACGCCCCGCCCGCACCGCCCCGCCCGGGTGACGTCATGGAGGCGGTGACGACGGGGTTCTTCGTCGACCGGATGCGGGTGGAGGAGGTCCGGTCGCCCGAGGGCGACCGACCGGGCCTGCTCCGCGTGCGCAAGATCGGCCCGGTGCTCCTCGGTGACGTCTCGATCGAGGTCGAGCCGCTCGGCCCGGGACGCTGCGCCGTCGGGTGGACCGAGCAGGTTCACCTGCGGGGTCCAATGCCGCGCAGGTTGACGACGGCGCTGCTCACGCCCGTCCTCGAGGGCATGACCGCGCTGGCCCTGTGGCGGATCGAGCGCTACCTCGCCCGCTGA
- a CDS encoding dicarboxylate/amino acid:cation symporter, whose product MSTAPTQRRLRLPSFSAQILIALVVGVLLGWLALEIGTGAEGEPNGLTVALATIGSSFVSLLKAVVPPLVFTAIVASIANLRGVANGARLAGQTLLWFAITALVAVAIGIGLGLLLQPGINSGADASAASAPGRTGSWLDFLKGIIPANFLGLTSSGSLQTGADGAVAGVSTSVSFNVLQIIVMALVVGVAALKVGQKAEPFLTFNRSLLAVIQKVLWWIIRLAPIGTLGLIGNAIATYGWGSIAQLGTFTLAIYVGLALVLFVVYPVLLRAHGLSVGRYFRGAWPAIQLAFVSRSSIGTLPVTERVTERNLGVPRAYASFAVPLGSTTKMDGCAAIYPAIAAIFVAQFFGISLGVTDYLLIVFVSVVGSAATAGLTGATVMLTLTLSTLGLPIEGVGLLLAVDPILDMGRTAVNVAGQALVPVIVAKREGILDVEQYESADAEDLFTDDLDDEGRIDAAGAAPDGADGAAPALVGSGDVAETAASGVRR is encoded by the coding sequence GTGTCCACCGCTCCCACCCAGAGGCGTCTGCGCCTGCCGTCGTTCAGCGCGCAGATCCTCATCGCCCTCGTCGTCGGCGTCCTGCTCGGCTGGCTCGCCCTCGAGATCGGCACCGGCGCCGAGGGTGAGCCCAACGGCCTGACCGTCGCGCTGGCGACGATCGGCTCGTCCTTCGTCAGCCTCCTCAAGGCGGTCGTCCCGCCGCTCGTCTTCACCGCCATCGTCGCCTCGATCGCCAACCTGCGCGGGGTCGCCAACGGCGCCCGCCTGGCCGGCCAGACCCTCCTGTGGTTCGCCATCACGGCCCTCGTCGCCGTCGCGATCGGCATCGGGCTCGGCCTGCTCCTGCAGCCGGGCATCAACTCCGGCGCCGACGCGTCGGCCGCGTCCGCGCCGGGGAGGACGGGCAGCTGGCTCGACTTCCTCAAGGGCATCATCCCCGCGAACTTCCTCGGCCTGACCTCCTCCGGCAGCCTGCAGACGGGCGCCGACGGCGCCGTCGCCGGCGTGAGCACGTCGGTGAGCTTCAACGTCCTGCAGATCATCGTCATGGCGCTCGTGGTCGGCGTCGCCGCCCTCAAGGTGGGCCAGAAGGCCGAGCCCTTCCTCACCTTCAACCGCTCGCTGCTGGCCGTGATCCAGAAGGTGCTGTGGTGGATCATCCGCCTCGCGCCCATCGGCACCCTCGGCCTCATCGGCAACGCGATCGCGACGTACGGCTGGGGCTCCATCGCCCAGCTCGGCACGTTCACCCTGGCCATCTACGTCGGCCTGGCGCTCGTCCTCTTCGTCGTCTACCCCGTGCTCCTGCGTGCGCACGGCCTGTCGGTGGGCCGCTACTTCCGGGGCGCGTGGCCGGCGATCCAGCTGGCGTTCGTCTCCCGCTCCTCCATCGGCACCCTGCCCGTGACCGAGCGCGTGACCGAGCGGAACCTCGGTGTGCCGCGTGCCTACGCCTCCTTCGCGGTGCCGCTGGGCTCGACGACCAAGATGGACGGCTGCGCGGCGATCTACCCGGCGATCGCGGCCATCTTCGTCGCCCAGTTCTTCGGGATCTCCCTCGGCGTGACGGACTACCTGCTCATCGTCTTCGTGTCCGTGGTGGGCTCCGCGGCGACCGCCGGGCTCACCGGCGCGACCGTCATGCTCACCCTCACCCTCTCCACCCTGGGCCTGCCGATCGAGGGCGTGGGTCTGCTGCTCGCCGTCGACCCGATCCTCGACATGGGCCGCACCGCGGTCAACGTCGCCGGTCAGGCGCTCGTGCCGGTCATCGTGGCCAAGCGCGAGGGCATCCTCGACGTCGAGCAGTACGAGTCGGCCGACGCCGAGGACCTCTTCACGGACGACCTGGACGACGAGGGGCGTATCGACGCGGCCGGCGCGGCTCCCGACGGCGCGGACGGCGCGGCTCCCGCGCTCGTCGGCTCGGGCGACGTGGCCGAGACGGCGGCGTCCGGCGTCCGGCGCTGA